A stretch of Mucilaginibacter terrae DNA encodes these proteins:
- a CDS encoding LruC domain-containing protein: MKSIFTYALLAGVVALSACKKDNNQTEEGPVTPANKIAPDGFNFSTTKNVSLNVSLKTNNDQPLAGIVVSVNNTAGVTVFKGVTNSAGVLQGTVTVPTSTTKLVIDPAYLGIMRNAQVAVSASNTVNVVLGGKDGYAGDVIAEDARTAATVAVSSVKTNGLLLTDYGYPGSYSASTAFVNNTTYPKALGRPVYLEATPDVIDASTLSFINASLPEGSKVADLHPAYIVNTAVSTINLKKASDVYVTFVSEGAGYQSSLGYYTYRTGFPPVFNVVGTLAGGIDKVTYVFPNASAQGSGGGLKAGDKVKLGSFDAGTSIAFVLLQDAWTGSGVATGGQKFSTDLLFNPELLISKKHAVTLYDDVHKLHITGFEDCNRQTPLTNPGGYASDEDFNDLVFYTTTNVTDAIDNDGVCGVDKGGDTDGDGVQDVQDAFPTDPTRAYITYYPSKTGYANIAFEDNWPKKGDYDLNDLVVSYRYTFTSNASNQVVDMVGDYSVAASGASFKNGFGVQLPVAASAVSSVTGQKAISNYISLASNGVEAGQAKAVIVPFDNHEALIKNPDGAFFINVLAAKDKVTSTTASVKVTFASPVASSNLQVSAFNPFLISDMRRGYEIHLPGFAPTDKANKALFGTDDDASVAASNKYYVSGTNWPWAISFGGSFSHPFELQPINEAYLRFGDWASSGGVNYTDWYSNTASGYRDASKIYNK, encoded by the coding sequence ATGAAATCTATTTTTACTTATGCGCTTTTAGCAGGTGTAGTAGCACTGTCGGCCTGTAAAAAAGACAACAACCAAACCGAGGAAGGGCCTGTAACTCCGGCCAACAAAATTGCCCCTGATGGGTTTAATTTTAGCACAACCAAAAACGTGAGCCTCAACGTGTCGCTCAAAACCAACAACGATCAGCCTTTGGCCGGTATTGTGGTTAGCGTAAACAACACGGCAGGCGTAACCGTTTTTAAAGGTGTAACCAACAGCGCAGGTGTACTGCAAGGTACAGTTACCGTACCTACATCAACCACTAAACTGGTAATTGATCCGGCTTACCTGGGTATAATGCGTAACGCACAGGTAGCCGTTTCTGCAAGTAATACTGTAAACGTGGTATTAGGTGGCAAAGACGGATATGCTGGTGATGTTATTGCCGAAGATGCCAGGACTGCTGCAACCGTAGCTGTATCATCTGTTAAAACCAATGGCTTACTGTTAACCGATTATGGTTATCCGGGTTCATACAGCGCATCAACTGCGTTTGTTAATAATACAACGTATCCTAAAGCCTTAGGTCGCCCGGTTTATCTGGAGGCAACTCCTGATGTTATAGATGCTTCAACTTTATCATTCATCAACGCTTCATTACCCGAAGGCAGCAAGGTGGCTGATCTGCACCCGGCATATATAGTAAATACGGCCGTATCAACCATCAACCTTAAAAAAGCATCTGATGTTTATGTTACCTTCGTGTCTGAAGGTGCAGGTTACCAAAGTTCTTTGGGTTACTATACTTACCGTACCGGTTTTCCTCCTGTATTTAACGTAGTAGGTACATTAGCCGGTGGCATTGATAAAGTTACCTATGTGTTCCCTAATGCTTCGGCGCAAGGCTCGGGCGGTGGCTTAAAAGCTGGCGATAAGGTAAAACTGGGCAGCTTTGATGCCGGTACTTCTATTGCATTTGTGTTGTTGCAAGATGCATGGACTGGTAGCGGTGTAGCCACAGGTGGTCAGAAATTCTCAACCGATCTGTTGTTCAACCCTGAGTTACTTATATCGAAAAAACATGCGGTTACCTTATATGATGATGTACACAAGCTGCACATTACCGGTTTTGAAGATTGTAACCGTCAAACCCCACTTACCAACCCTGGTGGTTATGCATCTGACGAAGACTTTAATGATTTAGTATTTTACACTACCACCAACGTAACAGATGCTATTGATAACGATGGCGTATGTGGTGTTGACAAAGGTGGCGATACCGATGGCGATGGCGTTCAGGATGTACAAGATGCATTTCCTACCGATCCAACCCGTGCTTATATCACTTATTACCCTTCAAAAACAGGTTATGCTAACATTGCATTTGAAGATAACTGGCCTAAAAAAGGTGACTATGACCTTAATGACTTAGTAGTTAGCTACCGTTATACGTTCACCAGCAATGCCAGCAACCAGGTAGTTGATATGGTAGGTGACTATAGTGTAGCTGCTTCGGGTGCGTCTTTTAAAAACGGTTTTGGTGTACAGTTACCGGTTGCTGCATCGGCAGTTAGCTCGGTAACCGGTCAAAAAGCTATCAGCAACTATATTTCATTAGCGAGCAATGGTGTTGAAGCCGGCCAGGCTAAAGCGGTAATTGTTCCGTTTGATAACCATGAGGCTTTAATTAAAAATCCTGACGGTGCTTTCTTTATCAACGTATTAGCTGCTAAAGATAAAGTAACCAGCACAACAGCTTCGGTAAAGGTAACATTTGCTTCGCCTGTTGCTTCGTCAAACTTACAAGTATCTGCATTTAACCCGTTCCTGATCAGTGATATGCGTCGTGGTTACGAGATCCACTTACCGGGTTTTGCACCAACCGACAAAGCTAACAAAGCCCTGTTTGGTACCGATGACGATGCTTCGGTAGCGGCCAGCAACAAATACTATGTATCGGGCACTAACTGGCCATGGGCTATCAGCTTCGGCGGTTCGTTCAGCCATCCGTTCGAGTTACAACCAATCAACGAAGCTTATTTGCGCTTTGGCGACTGGGCTTCATCGGGCGGTGTAAATTATACCGACTGGTACAGCAACACCGCAAGCGGTTACCGCGATGCTTCTAAAATCTACAACAAATAG
- a CDS encoding LruC domain-containing protein, protein MKKNFTHILLAGIIMFSACKKDVLEQKTSQPVTQENPPAAVTPEVPFVDGFNFKTTKDVKLSIALKTNNEQPLPGIVVSVYLPGNQIGEPVFKGVTNTSGVIQGSVTIASTVTGLIIDPAYIGLIRNAEASIAGDNTVTATIGGKDGFSGNILPEDITFTSNAITDVKTTSAYKTSGYQTTALLATSFVYPGTYTASTAIVNNATYPKALGRPVYLEATSDVLDASLLSYINASLPENLPLTTTHPSYLNSTVTSTLNVTAKTDVYVTFVSEGADQKNTLGYYTYPTGSAPNVGASLVPILGGIDKITWVFPNASANGSGGGLKAGDKVKLGNFAAGTTIAFVMIKNGWSGTDVTAGNTKFYSNDSYNPGSKKQSILLYDDVHKKFVSSFEDIDRSGTGSDNDFNDLVIYSTSSVAGAISTTSVATIDRGGDTDGDGIQDAQDEFPNDAARAFTSYYPSKTVYGTIAFEDMWPKMSDYDMNDMVVSYRYSYILNSKNQVVNLKADFQLRAVGTIYKNGLGVELPVAASTVKSVTGQRISGNYITMAANGVESGQTKAVIIPFDNTDALFPGVSNAINLNVYNHSSKFTAQTVSLNIEFNSPLAQSAVLASNFNPFLIARQERGREIHLMGYKPTAKANAALFDTQDDATVPAQNKYYLSLTNKPFGIMFSDAFQYPTELNGVDKVYKMYSPWATSSGLNHADWYSNTASAYRVSSMVYSQ, encoded by the coding sequence ATGAAAAAGAATTTTACACACATTCTTTTAGCCGGGATAATTATGTTTTCGGCTTGCAAAAAAGATGTCTTAGAGCAGAAAACATCCCAGCCGGTTACACAAGAGAATCCTCCGGCTGCTGTAACTCCTGAAGTGCCTTTTGTTGATGGTTTCAATTTTAAAACTACCAAAGACGTGAAATTGAGCATTGCATTAAAAACCAACAATGAGCAGCCCTTACCCGGTATTGTGGTAAGTGTATACCTGCCCGGCAATCAAATAGGAGAGCCCGTTTTTAAAGGTGTAACCAATACCAGCGGTGTAATACAAGGTTCGGTAACTATTGCCTCAACAGTAACCGGTTTAATCATTGACCCTGCTTACATAGGCCTTATACGTAATGCTGAAGCCAGCATAGCCGGCGACAATACGGTTACAGCCACTATTGGCGGCAAAGATGGTTTCAGCGGTAATATTTTGCCCGAAGACATTACGTTTACATCAAACGCTATTACCGATGTTAAAACAACATCGGCCTACAAAACTTCGGGTTATCAAACCACGGCTCTTTTAGCTACAAGTTTTGTATATCCGGGTACATACACCGCATCAACCGCAATTGTAAATAATGCAACTTACCCTAAAGCCTTAGGCCGGCCGGTTTATTTAGAAGCCACAAGTGATGTGCTTGATGCTTCTTTACTTTCCTATATCAACGCTTCGTTACCCGAGAATTTGCCGTTGACTACCACTCACCCCTCTTATTTAAACAGCACGGTAACTTCAACCCTAAACGTTACAGCTAAAACGGATGTTTATGTAACCTTTGTTTCGGAAGGTGCCGATCAGAAAAATACTTTAGGTTATTACACGTATCCTACCGGTAGCGCCCCAAATGTAGGCGCGAGCTTAGTGCCCATATTAGGTGGTATTGATAAAATTACCTGGGTATTTCCAAATGCTTCGGCAAATGGCTCGGGTGGTGGTTTAAAAGCGGGCGATAAAGTTAAACTGGGCAACTTTGCAGCCGGTACCACCATTGCTTTTGTAATGATAAAAAATGGCTGGAGTGGAACGGATGTTACTGCCGGTAATACCAAATTTTACTCAAACGATAGCTATAACCCCGGCTCAAAAAAACAAAGCATCTTATTATATGACGATGTTCACAAAAAGTTTGTATCAAGCTTTGAGGATATTGATCGCTCGGGAACCGGTTCGGACAACGACTTTAATGATCTTGTTATTTATAGTACTTCATCAGTTGCAGGTGCTATATCAACAACCAGCGTAGCCACAATTGACCGTGGTGGCGATACCGATGGCGATGGTATTCAAGACGCACAAGACGAGTTTCCTAATGATGCCGCACGTGCATTTACCAGCTATTATCCATCAAAAACAGTTTATGGCACTATAGCTTTTGAAGATATGTGGCCTAAAATGAGCGATTACGACATGAACGACATGGTAGTAAGTTATCGTTATAGCTACATTTTAAATTCTAAAAACCAGGTAGTTAACCTTAAAGCCGATTTTCAATTACGGGCAGTAGGTACCATTTACAAAAATGGTTTGGGTGTTGAATTACCTGTGGCTGCATCGACAGTAAAGTCAGTTACAGGTCAGAGAATTAGCGGTAACTATATTACCATGGCGGCCAACGGTGTTGAAAGCGGCCAAACCAAAGCTGTAATTATACCTTTTGATAATACCGATGCCTTATTTCCGGGTGTAAGCAACGCAATCAACCTTAACGTTTACAACCACAGCAGTAAGTTTACGGCTCAAACAGTATCTCTTAACATCGAGTTTAATTCGCCGCTTGCACAATCGGCTGTATTGGCATCAAATTTTAATCCTTTCCTTATAGCCAGGCAAGAGCGTGGCCGCGAAATACACCTGATGGGTTATAAGCCAACCGCAAAAGCCAATGCGGCATTATTTGATACGCAGGACGACGCCACTGTTCCGGCTCAAAACAAATATTATCTATCGTTAACCAACAAGCCTTTCGGCATTATGTTCAGCGATGCTTTTCAATACCCTACTGAGCTTAACGGTGTTGATAAGGTGTACAAAATGTATTCGCCATGGGCTACATCAAGTGGTTTAAACCACGCCGATTGGTACAGTAATACGGCATCAGCGTACAGGGTATCTTCTATGGTGTATTCACAATAA
- a CDS encoding TonB family protein: MTWWHYLLLSNLYLILFFGFYALLLQRETFFQLNRIYLVGASVISFFIPLIQLDVVKSWFITQKVHQTIYSASPQAIYTFNNQPDQLTMGEIARVVYIAGIVILSVKLLWQLFALKRMIVNRQLPAAWSFFKKIKVDEELEGQEVIIAHEEVHARQWHSADVLLIELVMIINWFNPIVYLYRYYIKQTHEFIADRDALKTGTSKADYAMLLLNQAFNAPSHHLLNPFFNSSVLKKRIMMLQKNKSGYVALLKYGFSAPLFALMLALSSATINNSEVVKTIKREALQVFEAPAPVLINAPVVTEELTVKQPRTEELVASVPEFKVNNELLVKDNPTAKVVDEPIVKDSLHINEAKEIFTAVEKLPNFVGGVRGFAEFLQKNLHNTNGNQGRVNVTFVVRKDGELTDVRALKASTPALAEEAVRVIASSPKWAPGEQNGKKVDVQYTVPVVFGATARYEADTSAKRVVQTINFVRRGDVKIKGAVDTFKVTSRFSTNNNEAVVTGFSVKQGSKPLVIVDGKETDVAALKTMDAKTIASINVLREDAAVKAYGKKHENGVIMVTTKPMKNQ, from the coding sequence ATGACCTGGTGGCATTACCTGTTGCTCAGCAACCTGTATCTCATCCTGTTTTTTGGCTTTTATGCCTTGCTGTTACAGCGCGAAACGTTTTTTCAGCTCAACCGGATCTATTTGGTTGGGGCATCTGTAATATCGTTTTTTATACCGCTTATACAGTTGGATGTAGTAAAGAGCTGGTTTATTACCCAAAAGGTACATCAAACCATTTATAGCGCAAGCCCCCAGGCTATTTACACCTTTAACAATCAGCCCGATCAGCTCACCATGGGCGAGATAGCACGGGTAGTGTATATTGCCGGTATTGTTATATTGTCGGTAAAGTTACTTTGGCAACTGTTTGCCCTTAAACGCATGATTGTCAACAGGCAATTACCAGCTGCATGGTCGTTTTTTAAGAAAATAAAGGTAGATGAAGAGCTGGAGGGCCAGGAGGTGATTATTGCTCATGAAGAAGTACATGCCCGGCAATGGCACTCGGCCGATGTGCTTTTAATTGAACTGGTTATGATTATTAACTGGTTTAACCCTATTGTGTATTTGTACCGTTATTATATTAAACAAACCCACGAATTTATTGCCGACCGTGATGCGCTCAAAACAGGAACCAGCAAGGCTGATTATGCCATGCTGTTACTGAATCAGGCTTTTAACGCCCCGTCACATCACTTACTCAACCCGTTTTTTAACAGTAGTGTATTAAAAAAACGCATTATGATGCTACAAAAAAACAAATCGGGTTATGTAGCGCTGTTAAAATATGGCTTTTCGGCTCCTTTGTTTGCGTTGATGCTGGCCTTATCATCGGCCACTATAAACAATAGCGAGGTGGTAAAAACTATTAAGCGCGAGGCGTTACAGGTTTTTGAAGCTCCTGCTCCGGTATTAATTAATGCCCCGGTTGTAACTGAAGAGCTTACCGTTAAGCAACCCCGTACCGAAGAACTGGTAGCCAGTGTGCCCGAGTTTAAAGTAAATAACGAGTTGCTGGTTAAAGACAATCCTACAGCTAAGGTTGTTGATGAACCTATTGTAAAAGATTCCTTGCATATTAATGAAGCAAAGGAGATTTTTACCGCGGTAGAAAAGCTCCCCAATTTTGTGGGGGGGGTTAGAGGTTTTGCCGAGTTTTTACAGAAAAACCTGCACAACACCAATGGCAATCAAGGCCGGGTTAATGTAACCTTTGTGGTGCGTAAAGACGGGGAACTGACCGATGTGCGTGCACTAAAAGCAAGCACCCCGGCATTGGCCGAGGAAGCGGTTAGGGTAATAGCATCATCTCCAAAATGGGCACCCGGTGAGCAAAACGGCAAAAAGGTTGATGTGCAATATACCGTACCGGTTGTGTTTGGTGCAACAGCCCGTTACGAGGCCGATACCTCGGCAAAACGTGTGGTACAAACTATAAACTTTGTTCGGCGCGGTGATGTGAAAATTAAGGGTGCTGTTGATACCTTTAAAGTAACCAGCAGGTTTAGTACTAATAATAACGAAGCTGTGGTAACCGGCTTTTCTGTTAAGCAAGGCTCAAAGCCACTTGTTATAGTTGATGGCAAAGAAACAGATGTTGCCGCGCTCAAAACTATGGATGCCAAAACTATTGCCAGCATTAATGTTTTAAGAGAAGATGCAGCAGTAAAAGCCTATGGCAAAAAACATGAAAATGGGGTAATTATGGTTACCACCAAGCCTATGAAAAACCAATAG
- a CDS encoding BlaI/MecI/CopY family transcriptional regulator: MEIKELTRAEEQLMHVLWQIKKGYVKDVIDLLPEPKPAYNTVSTIIRILETKGFVGHTAYGKSHEYHPLISKDEYQNFASDKLLTGYFDNSVKRMFSFFVQKEKINVKEADEIMKLIEKLKDK, encoded by the coding sequence ATGGAAATTAAAGAGCTAACCCGTGCAGAAGAACAGTTGATGCACGTGCTTTGGCAAATCAAAAAAGGGTATGTAAAGGATGTGATTGATTTACTGCCCGAACCTAAACCAGCTTATAACACGGTTTCAACCATCATTCGTATTTTAGAAACCAAGGGTTTTGTTGGCCACACCGCTTATGGCAAAAGCCATGAATACCATCCGCTTATCAGCAAAGATGAGTACCAAAACTTTGCTTCAGATAAATTACTTACCGGGTATTTTGATAACTCGGTAAAACGCATGTTCTCATTTTTTGTGCAGAAAGAAAAAATTAATGTGAAAGAGGCCGATGAGATCATGAAACTGATTGAAAAACTAAAGGATAAATAA
- a CDS encoding MBL fold metallo-hydrolase, translated as MHITFHGAARNVTGSKHIVQLNDGTSILLDCGLFQGLGEKTEDMNEHFGFNPRKVDYMILSHAHIDHCGLIPKLVAEGYEGPIYCTAPTMELARILLMDSAKIQQQDAEYMNRQRKKRNETELTALYTEEQAMEALRLFKIVEYNDEVEVTPCFKFKLTDAGHVIGSAAIHLSILEDGKYTNITFSGDVGRYGDLLLRSPQKFPQADYIMLESTYGDSLHKDLGPIEDALRDIIHDTCIAKRGKVIIPAFSVGRTQELLYALNGLELRGQLPDVNYYVDSPLSLQATQVIKDHPEVYNKDVIEVMKVDHDPFMFKNLRFVQSTEESMALNTDTRPSVIISSSGMAEAGRVRHHIRNNINNKKNTILMVGYAEPSSLGGHLIRGDKEVYIFGDRYDVKAQVCVIKSMSAHGDYEDLLHFLNCQNPEDVKKLFLVHGEYDVQQKFADTLRDKGFKNIEIPYQHERVELE; from the coding sequence ATGCATATAACTTTTCATGGTGCTGCACGCAATGTAACCGGCAGCAAACACATAGTTCAACTTAACGACGGTACTTCTATCCTGCTCGACTGCGGCCTGTTTCAAGGGCTTGGCGAAAAAACCGAGGACATGAATGAACACTTTGGCTTTAACCCCCGTAAGGTTGATTACATGATACTCTCGCATGCCCATATAGACCACTGCGGCCTAATACCCAAACTGGTTGCCGAAGGGTACGAGGGGCCTATATACTGCACTGCTCCTACCATGGAACTTGCCCGCATCCTGCTCATGGATTCGGCTAAAATACAGCAGCAGGACGCTGAATACATGAATCGCCAACGAAAAAAGCGTAACGAAACAGAACTAACAGCACTCTACACCGAAGAGCAGGCCATGGAAGCTTTACGGCTCTTTAAAATAGTAGAGTATAATGACGAGGTAGAAGTTACGCCCTGCTTTAAGTTTAAACTCACTGATGCCGGGCACGTGATAGGCAGTGCTGCAATACACCTATCTATATTAGAAGATGGCAAATACACCAATATTACCTTTAGCGGCGATGTGGGCCGTTATGGCGATCTATTGTTACGCAGTCCTCAAAAGTTTCCACAGGCAGATTATATCATGCTCGAATCAACCTATGGCGATTCGCTGCATAAAGATTTAGGGCCTATTGAAGATGCCCTTCGCGACATTATACACGACACCTGTATTGCAAAACGCGGCAAGGTGATCATTCCTGCTTTTAGCGTTGGGCGTACGCAGGAACTGCTTTATGCACTAAACGGGTTAGAATTGCGTGGGCAACTGCCGGATGTAAATTATTATGTGGATAGTCCGCTGAGCTTACAGGCCACACAGGTAATTAAAGACCACCCTGAAGTATATAATAAAGACGTAATAGAGGTGATGAAAGTGGACCATGATCCCTTCATGTTTAAAAATCTGCGCTTCGTGCAATCAACCGAAGAATCGATGGCGCTGAATACCGATACAAGGCCCAGCGTAATCATATCCTCATCGGGCATGGCCGAGGCGGGCCGGGTGAGGCATCACATACGTAACAACATCAATAACAAAAAGAACACCATACTTATGGTAGGTTATGCCGAACCCAGCAGTTTAGGTGGCCACCTTATACGTGGAGATAAGGAAGTTTACATTTTTGGCGACCGTTATGATGTTAAAGCCCAGGTTTGCGTAATTAAAAGCATGAGTGCCCATGGCGATTACGAAGACCTGCTGCACTTTCTGAATTGCCAAAACCCCGAAGATGTTAAAAAGTTATTTTTGGTGCACGGCGAGTACGATGTTCAGCAAAAATTTGCCGATACCTTGCGGGATAAAGGATTTAAAAATATTGAAATACCTTACCAGCACGAGCGGGTGGAGTTGGAATAA
- a CDS encoding pyridoxine 5'-phosphate synthase: MIRLSVNVNKIATLRNSRGGNNPDLLQVAKDCERFGAQGITVHPRPDERHIRYADVHALKDMVTTEFNIEGNCDEKKFVDLVLAVKPHQVTLVPDATNQLTSNHGWDTITHKRYLQDMVKCFKDEGIRVSLFVDPLNDMVEAAAETGTDRIELYTEAYASHYHQGIELAAAPYIQAAEIAQKVGLGLNAGHDLDLKNLKYFAEHVPGLQEVSIGHALICDALYYGLENTIQMYLQRLSSK, translated from the coding sequence ATGATACGCCTTTCGGTAAACGTAAATAAGATAGCCACCCTACGCAACTCGCGCGGAGGCAATAACCCTGATTTGTTACAGGTAGCTAAAGACTGTGAACGCTTTGGTGCGCAAGGCATAACCGTACACCCTCGCCCCGATGAGCGCCATATACGTTATGCCGATGTACATGCCCTGAAAGACATGGTTACTACCGAATTTAATATTGAAGGCAATTGTGATGAAAAGAAATTTGTAGATCTTGTACTGGCTGTAAAGCCGCACCAGGTAACCCTTGTGCCCGATGCTACCAACCAGCTTACCTCTAACCACGGCTGGGACACCATCACCCACAAACGCTATTTGCAGGATATGGTAAAGTGTTTTAAGGATGAGGGCATCCGCGTATCATTGTTTGTCGATCCGCTTAATGATATGGTTGAGGCTGCTGCCGAAACCGGCACCGACCGTATTGAACTTTACACCGAAGCTTATGCCAGTCACTATCACCAGGGCATAGAACTGGCAGCCGCTCCATACATACAGGCCGCTGAGATAGCACAGAAAGTGGGTTTGGGCCTCAACGCCGGGCACGACCTCGACCTTAAAAACCTGAAATATTTTGCCGAACATGTACCCGGCCTGCAAGAAGTAAGTATAGGCCACGCCCTTATTTGCGACGCGCTGTATTATGGTTTAGAAAACACCATCCAGATGTATTTGCAACGGTTAAGCTCAAAATAA
- a CDS encoding SDR family oxidoreductase has protein sequence MIDKHNNLTRRQIVGGLGAGLAVAAVSPVLAAAPAPSGLSTAVLEDPTTKFPKPPFKEQTQPWPGLASKMEPRPDHGEKWYKGSGRLMGRKALITGGDSGMGRAAAIAYAREGADVAINYLPNEEEDAKEVVALIKAAGRKAVAIPGDLRTEEFCKKLVEQAVQGLGGLDILVNNAARQQTRKSIMDVSSEDFDATMKTNIYAPFWTTKAALPHLKPGSSIIFTTSEQAYDPSAELYDYAQTKAANMSSVKSLAKQLGEKGIRVNGVAPGPIWTPLQVSGGATMEKLKMFGGQTPLGRPGQPGELASIYVQLADSTASYATGQIYGASGGSGNP, from the coding sequence ATGATTGACAAACATAACAACTTAACCCGCCGGCAAATAGTTGGCGGACTGGGGGCTGGCTTAGCGGTGGCGGCGGTGTCACCTGTACTTGCCGCTGCTCCAGCGCCTTCAGGCTTAAGCACCGCCGTGCTCGAAGACCCAACCACCAAATTCCCCAAACCGCCGTTTAAAGAACAAACCCAGCCCTGGCCTGGTTTAGCCAGCAAAATGGAGCCACGTCCTGATCATGGCGAAAAGTGGTACAAAGGTTCGGGCAGGTTAATGGGGCGTAAAGCACTTATAACCGGCGGCGATTCGGGCATGGGCCGCGCAGCCGCAATTGCATACGCACGCGAGGGTGCCGACGTAGCTATTAACTACTTACCTAACGAAGAAGAAGACGCCAAAGAAGTTGTAGCACTTATTAAAGCCGCAGGCCGCAAAGCCGTAGCTATTCCGGGTGATTTGCGCACCGAAGAATTCTGCAAAAAGCTGGTGGAGCAAGCTGTACAAGGTTTAGGCGGACTGGATATACTGGTAAACAATGCCGCACGCCAGCAAACCCGAAAATCTATCATGGATGTATCATCAGAAGATTTTGATGCCACCATGAAGACCAATATTTATGCGCCATTTTGGACTACCAAAGCAGCATTACCGCATTTGAAACCCGGCTCTTCTATCATCTTCACAACATCCGAACAGGCTTACGACCCATCGGCCGAGTTGTATGATTATGCCCAAACCAAGGCAGCCAACATGAGCTCCGTAAAATCATTAGCCAAGCAACTGGGCGAAAAAGGCATCCGCGTAAACGGTGTAGCACCCGGCCCCATATGGACACCGTTGCAGGTAAGCGGAGGCGCCACTATGGAAAAACTTAAAATGTTTGGCGGCCAAACCCCGCTGGGCAGGCCCGGGCAACCCGGCGAACTCGCATCAATATACGTGCAACTGGCCGATAGCACGGCAAGTTATGCCACCGGGCAAATCTATGGTGCCTCGGGCGGGTCGGGTAATCCGTGA
- the ffh gene encoding signal recognition particle protein, translating into MFENLSDKLDRAFKVLKGQGTITEINVAETMKEIRKALLDADVNYKTAKAFTDEVRQKALGENVLTSISPGQLLTKIMNDELTALMGGVTAELSFPATPTIILIAGLNGAGKTTFTGKLANFLKTQKNKKPLLVADDVYRPAAITQLQVLGEQIGVPVYANLESKDPVAIALEGIAQAKQNGNNVVIIDTAGRLAIDEAMMQEIEQVKAAVNPHEILFVVDAMTGQDAVNTAKVFNDRLDFTGAVLTKLDGDTRGGAALSIKSVVNKPIKFIGTGEKMEALDVFHPDRMASRILGMGDVVSLVERAQQQFDEKQAAELQKKIRKNKFDFNDFYSQIQQIKKMGNMKDLMGMIPGVGKMMKDVEVSDDAFKSIEAIIQSMTPYEKGNPDSINQSRRARIAKGSGTDLQEVNRLIKQFEDMRKIMKQVSNPAAMANMMRRMPKM; encoded by the coding sequence ATGTTTGAAAATCTTTCCGATAAGTTAGACAGGGCGTTTAAGGTTCTGAAAGGCCAGGGAACTATTACCGAGATCAACGTGGCCGAAACCATGAAGGAAATTAGAAAAGCCTTACTGGACGCCGACGTAAACTATAAAACCGCCAAAGCTTTTACCGATGAGGTGAGGCAAAAAGCATTGGGCGAAAACGTGCTCACCAGCATTTCGCCGGGGCAGTTGCTCACCAAGATCATGAACGATGAGCTTACGGCGCTCATGGGCGGCGTAACAGCTGAGTTAAGCTTTCCGGCTACGCCTACCATCATCCTCATTGCAGGCTTAAATGGTGCAGGTAAAACCACGTTTACCGGTAAACTGGCCAACTTCCTCAAAACTCAAAAAAATAAAAAGCCTTTACTGGTGGCTGATGACGTTTACCGTCCGGCGGCTATTACTCAGTTACAAGTTTTAGGTGAGCAGATAGGCGTACCGGTTTATGCCAACCTCGAAAGTAAAGATCCTGTTGCTATTGCCCTTGAGGGTATTGCCCAGGCTAAGCAAAACGGTAATAACGTAGTTATTATTGATACCGCCGGTCGTTTGGCTATTGATGAGGCCATGATGCAGGAAATTGAGCAGGTAAAAGCTGCCGTTAACCCGCACGAGATATTATTTGTGGTTGATGCAATGACTGGTCAGGATGCTGTGAACACTGCCAAAGTGTTTAATGATCGTTTGGACTTTACTGGTGCTGTGCTAACCAAGCTTGATGGTGATACCCGCGGTGGTGCTGCGCTATCCATCAAATCGGTAGTTAACAAGCCTATCAAGTTCATTGGTACGGGCGAAAAAATGGAAGCGTTAGACGTTTTCCACCCCGACCGTATGGCCTCGCGTATTTTAGGCATGGGTGACGTGGTATCGCTCGTGGAGCGTGCCCAACAGCAGTTTGACGAAAAGCAGGCTGCCGAACTGCAAAAGAAGATACGTAAAAACAAGTTCGACTTTAACGACTTTTACAGCCAGATACAGCAGATCAAGAAAATGGGTAACATGAAAGACCTCATGGGCATGATACCTGGCGTTGGTAAAATGATGAAGGATGTGGAAGTGAGCGATGATGCTTTCAAATCAATAGAAGCCATCATTCAATCAATGACACCGTACGAAAAAGGCAACCCTGACAGCATTAACCAAAGCCGCCGTGCACGTATAGCCAAAGGCTCGGGCACAGATTTACAGGAAGTAAACCGTTTGATCAAGCAATTCGAAGATATGCGTAAGATCATGAAACAAGTAAGCAATCCCGCCGCCATGGCTAACATGATGCGCAGGATGCCTAAAATGTAA